One Formosa agariphila KMM 3901 genomic window, CCCGTAAATCCTACGATTTACGGGGTTTTTACTTTTTTAAAAGGTCGTCTAAAGACGTATAATAGTGTATTTAGCGAGACCAATTCGGTGACCTATTTTAAAATTCAAAAATAGGTCTCGCTAAACCACATAAAAATCTATATTTCAACACATTACGTTAAAATTTGATTTGTTTTAAAAGTGTTAAATTCATATCTTAATACCTCCTTAGCGAGACCTAAAATATGACAACCCTATGAAAACAGAATTCACTACTCACTTTCACACACCAAATTCAAAGATTAATAGTAAAGGTTTAGTCCCTATTTACTTGAGATTAACCGTTAATAATAAACGTATAGAATACAGTATAAGTAGGAGAACAGAGCCGAAATATTGGAGTGCAAAAACTCAACGTGTCATGGGCTCTAATAGGACAGCAACCGAGATTAACGCCCATATGGATAATTTAAAACACAAACTGAATAAGATCCACCAAAGGTTAATTGACGAAAATGAGATTATTTCTGCTTCCGTAATGATGGATTTAATGAAAGGCGGAGGAAACAAAATAAGGTTTATACTAGAAATTTTCAAAGATCATAATGATCGTGCAGATTTACTCGCTGGAAAAAGTATCTCCGTTAGCACTGCTAAGCGCTATTGGACCTGTTACGACCATGTTAAACAATTTATAAAGGAAGAATACCGCTTAGAGGATTATAAACTAAGAGACATAGACTATCGCTTTATTACCAAATTCGAATTCTTTTTAAAGACCGTTAGAAAGTGTAACCATAACTCCTCATTAAAATATATTAATAATTTAAAAAAAATTATTAGAATTGCTTTAGCCAACCAATGGATGGATCGCGACCCATTTTACAACTATAAAGTTCAATTTGATCCGGTAGAACGTGATTTTTTAACCGCCGATGAAGTTCACAAACTCTATACACAAGAGTTACATTTTGATCGGTTGAAACTGGTTCGAGACATGTTTATCTTCTCTTGTTATACAGGTCTCGCTTATTCCGATGTGGAAAAACTCTCTAAATCTGATATAACTATTGGTATAGATGGAGATAAATGGATTAGCATTAAGCGAACAAAAACAAACACACGAAGTAGCATCCCGCTTTTACCAATTTCCCTTGAAATATTAGATCGCTATGCCAATCACCCTCAAGTTGAAAATAGCAATCGGTTAATCCCGGTATTGAGCAACCAGAAATCCAATGCTTTTTTAAAAGAAATTGCCATTATGTGTGGGATTACTAAATCTTTAACCACTCACCTAGCCCGACATACTTTTGCTACTACCATAACGTTGACTAATGGCGTACCGATTGAATCTGTAAGCAAGATGCTTGGGCATAAATCGTTACGCACCACCCAACATTATGCGAAAATTGTCGATCGAAAAGTGAGCGATGACATGAAAATTTTAAAACAAAAATTGGATTTTAATCAGAAGCAGAGAGAAGAGATTGCTAGGGATGGTGAGTAGGTTTGATTGCTTTACTTTAGGTATCTATTATTGATTATAAACAACCTGAAATTACAACATTATACTAAATATATAGTTGATAAAATATATTTTCTATTTAAATAAAATTTGTCATTCAAAAAATATTTCTTTGCATTTCTGGTTAAACAACTACTCAAAAACCTCCCTTACTTCTGCATAAACCCTATCAAAATTAGCCTGTAAATCTTCATCAGAATACACCTGTATTAGTTTAGGCAATCCCCTTTTAATATTCGGCAACGTAAATTGAACTTTATGATCTGCTCCATCTGCAAACACCACAAACTCCCC contains:
- a CDS encoding site-specific integrase gives rise to the protein MKTEFTTHFHTPNSKINSKGLVPIYLRLTVNNKRIEYSISRRTEPKYWSAKTQRVMGSNRTATEINAHMDNLKHKLNKIHQRLIDENEIISASVMMDLMKGGGNKIRFILEIFKDHNDRADLLAGKSISVSTAKRYWTCYDHVKQFIKEEYRLEDYKLRDIDYRFITKFEFFLKTVRKCNHNSSLKYINNLKKIIRIALANQWMDRDPFYNYKVQFDPVERDFLTADEVHKLYTQELHFDRLKLVRDMFIFSCYTGLAYSDVEKLSKSDITIGIDGDKWISIKRTKTNTRSSIPLLPISLEILDRYANHPQVENSNRLIPVLSNQKSNAFLKEIAIMCGITKSLTTHLARHTFATTITLTNGVPIESVSKMLGHKSLRTTQHYAKIVDRKVSDDMKILKQKLDFNQKQREEIARDGE